Proteins co-encoded in one Medicago truncatula cultivar Jemalong A17 chromosome 8, MtrunA17r5.0-ANR, whole genome shotgun sequence genomic window:
- the LOC25500823 gene encoding 3-methyl-2-oxobutanoate hydroxymethyltransferase 1, mitochondrial: MAILRSILKATKTTLQHSSSLLRNMSNLPENTVYTGPTPQNKRVTLSQLHQKHKNSQPITMVTAYDYPSAVHLDMAAIDICLVGDSASMVVHGHDTTLPITLDEMLVHCRAVARGAKTPLLVGDLPFGTYECSSNQAVDTAVRILKEGQMDAIKLEGGSPSRIVAAKAIVEAGIAVIGHVGLTPQAISVLGGFRPQGRNVASAVKVVETALALQEAGCFAVVLECVPAPVAAAATAALQIPTIGIGAGPYCSGQVLVYHDLLGMLQHPHHAKVTPKFCKQYARVGDVINKALLEYKEDVMNGSFPDAQHSPYKISETDANGFLNELQKLGFDKAASAASEAVQKMVSKSTK, encoded by the exons ATGGCAATTCTAAGATCAATACTGAAAGCAACAAAAACAACCCTTCAACATTCATCATCTCTTCTCCGTAACATGAGCAATCTCCCAGAAAACACAGTATACACAGGTCCAACACCACAAAACAAAAGAGTAACACTTTCACAACTacatcaaaaacataaaaactcaCAACCAATCACAATGGTCACTGCTTATGATTACCCTTCTGCTGTTCACCTCGATATGGCCGCCATTGATATCTGTCTTGTTGGTGATTCTGCTTCCATGGTTGTTCATGGTCATGATACTACTTTGCCTATTACTTTAGATGAAATGCTTGTTCATTGTCGTGCTGTTGCTCGTGGTGCTAAAACTCCTCTTCTTGTTGGTGATTTGCCTTTTGGAACCTATGAATGTAGTTCTAATCAG GCAGTGGACACGGCAGTTCGAATTTTGAAAGAAGGACAAATGGATGCCATAAAGTTGGAAGGAGGTTCACCTTCAAGAATTGTTGCAGCAAAAGCTATTGTTGAAGCTGGAATAGCTGTGATTGGGCATGTTGGTCTTACTCCACAAGCCATTAGTGTTTTAGGAGGATTTAGGCCTCAGGGAAGGAATGTTGCAAGTGCTGTCAAG GTTGTCGAGACAGCATTGGCTTTGCAAGAAGCAGGGTGTTTTGCTGTTGTTCTTGAATGTGTGCCTGCACCGGTGGCTGCAGCAGCAACAGCGGCGCTTCAAATTCCTACAATTGGAATTGGGGCTGGTCCCTATTGCAGTGGACAG GTGCTTGTTTACCATGATCTTCTTGGTATGTTACAACACCCTCACCATGCAAAG GTGACTCCAAAATTTTGTAAACAGTACGCTCGTGTTGGAGACGTCATCAATAAAGCCTTACTGGAATATAAGGAAGATGTGATGAATGGTTCATTTCCTGATGCTCAACATAGTCCATACAAAATCAGTGAAACTGATGCTAATGGTTTCTTAAATGAGCTGCAAAAGTTAGGTTTTGACAAGGCTGCATCTGCGGCATCTGAAGCAGTTCAGAAGATGGTTTCAAAATCAACAAAGTAA